From a single Candidatus Izimaplasma bacterium HR1 genomic region:
- the dinB_1 gene encoding DNA polymerase IV, which translates to MEEYRLHKNILCIDLKSFYASVECALRGLNPFTTPLVVADKSRSNGSIVLAVTPYLKRRGVKSRCRVFELPEDPKIIFAKPRMSKYLEYSTRILEIYLKYVSFEDIHVYSVDEVFLDLTTYLNFYQKTDEEIAAMILADILETTKIPATCGIGPNLLLAKIALDVESKKSPTFIAKWTYDDVPTKLWPISPISEMWGIGINMERNLNQLGIHSIYDLAHYPLERLQRYYGIMGEELYHHAHGIDMSVINEKLVYKPVSKSYGMGQTLYHDYNAEEIVQIILEMTDEVTKRLRAGNRKAYTINLGISYSRNHGGGGFNRQMTLPFPTCNEAEIYNSCMELFDEFYDGDSPIRKVTIRVTKLVEEFYVQLNLFKDMNKVLKDHKLMSSIDNIKFRHGKKAIFRASSLDETSTAIARTDMVGGHNA; encoded by the coding sequence ATGGAAGAATATCGTTTACATAAAAATATCCTATGTATTGATTTAAAAAGTTTCTACGCTTCAGTAGAATGTGCTTTACGTGGGCTTAATCCATTTACAACTCCTTTAGTAGTCGCAGATAAATCACGTAGTAACGGTAGTATTGTTCTTGCGGTTACCCCTTATCTTAAAAGACGTGGTGTGAAATCAAGGTGCCGTGTGTTTGAATTACCTGAAGATCCTAAAATAATCTTTGCTAAACCACGAATGAGTAAGTACTTAGAATACTCGACAAGAATCTTAGAAATTTACCTAAAGTACGTTTCATTTGAAGATATTCACGTTTATAGTGTAGATGAGGTCTTTCTTGACTTGACCACTTACCTTAATTTTTATCAAAAGACCGATGAAGAAATCGCCGCAATGATTCTTGCGGATATTTTAGAAACAACGAAAATACCCGCAACATGTGGAATCGGTCCGAACTTACTTTTAGCCAAGATTGCACTTGATGTTGAAAGTAAAAAGTCACCGACATTCATCGCTAAATGGACGTATGATGACGTTCCTACAAAACTATGGCCTATTTCACCAATAAGTGAAATGTGGGGTATAGGAATCAATATGGAACGTAACCTAAACCAATTAGGTATTCATTCTATCTATGATTTAGCTCATTACCCATTAGAACGACTCCAAAGATATTACGGAATTATGGGAGAAGAACTCTATCATCATGCGCATGGAATTGATATGTCAGTTATTAATGAGAAACTAGTATATAAACCAGTTTCTAAAAGTTATGGTATGGGGCAAACCCTATACCATGATTATAATGCTGAAGAAATTGTCCAAATCATTTTAGAGATGACTGATGAAGTAACTAAAAGACTCCGCGCAGGAAACAGAAAAGCCTATACAATTAATCTCGGAATATCTTATTCTAGAAATCACGGTGGTGGCGGATTTAATCGCCAAATGACATTACCATTCCCAACTTGTAATGAGGCCGAAATATATAATTCCTGTATGGAACTCTTTGATGAATTTTATGATGGGGATTCACCCATCAGAAAAGTCACTATACGAGTTACCAAATTAGTTGAAGAATTCTATGTTCAATTAAATCTCTTTAAAGATATGAATAAAGTATTAAAAGATCATAAACTAATGTCATCCATTGATAATATCAAATTTAGACACGGTAAAAAAGCAATCTTTAGAGCTTCCAGTTTAGATGAAACCTCAACCGCAATAGCTAGAACAGATATGGTAGGTGGACATAATGCCTGA
- a CDS encoding YolD-like protein, which yields MPDYTYHDRKMMKWMPFNALLEQGDYINDLLHGRERKTMPVLSVDQLEELNRQLESAYLFNYEIEVSYFESHKIKKVKGHITRTDLFNKLIFIGEKSVSALQITNIEVI from the coding sequence ATGCCTGATTATACATACCATGACCGCAAAATGATGAAGTGGATGCCCTTTAATGCCCTCTTAGAACAAGGAGATTATATTAATGACTTACTTCACGGTAGAGAAAGAAAAACCATGCCTGTGTTAAGTGTGGACCAGTTAGAAGAATTAAATAGACAATTGGAATCAGCTTATCTATTTAACTATGAAATAGAAGTATCTTACTTTGAATCTCATAAAATTAAAAAAGTTAAAGGACATATCACCAGAACAGACTTATTTAATAAACTAATCTTTATTGGAGAGAAAAGTGTTAGTGCTCTTCAGATAACCAATATTGAAGTTATATAG
- the rpfG_4 gene encoding Cyclic di-GMP phosphodiesterase response regulator RpfG, which translates to MENRLTFEDTLLKNVFFGFPCALMAIKDNVIKEVNKITAKELEYDDSSELIGLNPGFFAPLFQLDGKDSEKSAIEHCAIALEKGNHEFEFLHRTKSGTKLWFKVVLKKFDQNSDVLIAILTNITESKMIEDRYNRFMSCFPGAIYIKNENLKYVYSNREARKIITGNVNGDLEDKVITETQGILSKKNIEIVADYDKLLLKNGRNVEFELHIEETENSPKKWLRVYKFLYESINNEKYLAGIAVDISEIAKSRENTRDVLESLITTIGAITEFRDPYTFGHENRVASLAIEIGKEMNFSEKRLEIVRFSSLLHDVGKIQIPLEILTKPGSLSDSQESLVKEHPQVGYDIIKQIQFEQPIAEVVKQHHEKCDGSGYPEGLMCDEIKLEAKIICVADVFEAMSNHRPYRPGLPLEECIKELQDNSGTLYDQNVVDICVDIIRNGTSKLDGWNTSIFTKKM; encoded by the coding sequence ATGGAGAATAGATTAACTTTTGAGGATACTCTATTAAAAAATGTATTTTTTGGGTTTCCTTGTGCATTAATGGCAATTAAGGATAATGTGATTAAAGAGGTTAACAAAATAACTGCTAAAGAGCTAGAATATGACGATAGCAGTGAATTAATCGGATTGAATCCTGGTTTTTTTGCACCATTATTTCAACTAGATGGTAAAGATAGTGAAAAAAGTGCAATTGAACATTGCGCTATTGCCTTGGAAAAAGGCAATCATGAATTTGAATTCTTACATAGAACTAAATCGGGTACTAAATTATGGTTCAAAGTAGTTTTAAAAAAGTTTGATCAAAATAGCGATGTACTAATAGCTATTTTGACAAATATTACAGAATCAAAAATGATTGAAGACAGATATAATAGATTTATGAGCTGTTTTCCAGGAGCAATATATATTAAAAATGAGAATTTAAAATATGTATACTCTAATAGAGAGGCAAGAAAAATTATCACCGGAAATGTAAATGGAGATTTAGAGGATAAAGTAATAACAGAAACACAGGGTATATTGAGTAAGAAGAATATTGAAATAGTTGCAGATTATGATAAATTGCTTTTAAAAAACGGTAGAAATGTCGAGTTTGAACTACATATTGAAGAGACGGAAAATTCACCTAAAAAATGGCTAAGAGTTTATAAATTCTTATATGAATCTATAAATAATGAGAAATATCTTGCGGGAATCGCAGTTGATATCAGCGAGATTGCCAAGAGTCGTGAAAATACAAGAGATGTATTAGAGTCTTTGATAACAACCATTGGCGCAATAACGGAATTTAGAGATCCATATACTTTTGGACATGAGAATAGAGTTGCTTCATTAGCTATCGAAATAGGTAAAGAAATGAATTTCTCAGAAAAGAGATTAGAAATTGTTAGATTTAGCTCATTATTACATGATGTTGGTAAAATCCAAATCCCACTGGAGATTCTTACAAAACCTGGTAGTTTAAGTGATTCACAGGAATCACTTGTTAAAGAACATCCTCAAGTAGGATATGATATTATCAAACAGATTCAATTTGAGCAACCAATCGCAGAAGTTGTGAAACAACATCATGAAAAATGTGATGGTAGTGGTTACCCAGAAGGACTTATGTGTGATGAAATTAAATTAGAGGCAAAGATAATATGTGTTGCAGATGTTTTTGAAGCAATGTCAAATCACCGCCCTTATCGACCAGGGTTGCCACTAGAGGAATGTATTAAAGAATTACAAGATAATAGTGGAACACTATATGATCAAAATGTAGTAGATATTTGTGTTGATATTATTAGAAATGGTACTTCAAAACTCGATGGTTGGAATACGAGTATATTCACAAAAAAGATGTAA